One Ooceraea biroi isolate clonal line C1 chromosome 6, Obir_v5.4, whole genome shotgun sequence genomic window carries:
- the LOC105276692 gene encoding probable low affinity copper uptake protein 2: MHMWYWFGVDLGSFLFQGYNISTLWGFLATCLGLTALAVLYEAMKISQIHLQQIVIKPVPRTASTSSENLSLLSKVTPKNFRSYTGCGNSSKRTLQVLHWSLHTILGYILMMAVMTYNAYITIALAIGGGLGYWIFGPTLVQLNMQQFQRKQAIVECDKNCEDIFANQQRRESTVSIVAEQLVTEANIEVHIPRDT; the protein is encoded by the exons ATGCACATGTGGTATTGGTTTGGCGTAGATTTGGGTAGTTTCCTATTTCAGGGATACAACATCAGCACGTTATGGGGCTTCCTGGCGACGTGCTTGGGCTTGACAGCCCTTGCTGTACTGTACGAAGCTATGAAGATCTCTCAGATCCATTTGCAACAGATTGTGATAAAGCCTGTACCTAGAACGGCCTCAACGTCCTCTGAGAATTTGTCCCTCTTATCTAAAGTAACGCCAAAGAACTTCAGGAGTTACACAGGATG tgGAAACAGTTCAAAACGGACATTGCAAGTGTTACATTGGTCTCTTCATACTATACTCggttatattttaatgatggCCGTTATGACGTATAATGCGTATATCACCATCGCCCTGGCAATCGGAGGAGGCTTAGGATACTGGATATTTGGTCCTACGCTCGTACAATTAAATATGCAACAATTTCAACGTAAACAAGCAATTGTAGAATGTGATAAGAATTGTGAAG ATATCTTCGCGAATCAACAAAGACGTGAATCCACCGTTTCTATTGTCGCGGAGCAATTAGTTACGGAGGCAAATATAGAAGTTCACATACCGAGGGACACGTGA
- the LOC105276691 gene encoding E3 ubiquitin-protein ligase RNF14 produces the protein MSYAIITEDHERQRDEMVALASIYPENEFSYSKDKQIKCTANVFPNFPNKLEVRFTNCCSSVASDPVALCDKIFIEYLPPISLYIQLPDTYPSQRPPHFHFSIVWLPPWEISFLCQKLDEIWEENQGSEIIFLWLDFLQNGFFDLLGIQHSLDVSFIHMVHSMPKDNTASLAALCDPRAMNKTLSTNIKQSLVSYDKKQRKLQFGKNFHDCDICFEWCTGLQCIELKNCGHIYCKTCVQEHIEMKLKGYNKDISCPSVDCSREIDASDIKTLCPSWFPQYEELMLRVALDTMDDVIYCPRTFCQYPVIRDENDSAPICYKCNYCFCVYCRKAYHGNALCEIASDDFKQLVEEYKNSNRRQQKLLEKKYGKRQIQSIEKHLTMDYLQDNSKNCPGCRSYVSKITGCNKMTCRHCQAYFCWLCGQEIKLEDPYLHYNDVNSPCFKRLFQGMDVDEYNNLYLMDDVNEGYID, from the exons ATGTCTTATGCAATCATCACGGAGGATCACGAACGGCAAAGGGATGAAATGGTTGCTCTCGCTAGTATTTATCCTGAAAACGAGTTTTCCTATTCAAAggacaaacaaataaaatgcacAGCTAACGTATTTCCCAATTTCCCTAACAAATTGGAAGTAAGATTTACTAATTGTTGTTCCAGCGTAGCCTCCGATCCAGTCGCCCTTTGtgataaaatctttattgaatatttaccACCGATCAGTTTGTACATCCAACTTCCCGACACGTATCCTTCTCAAAGACCACCACATTTCCACTTCTCCATTGTATGGCTACCGCCGTGGGAAATATCCTTTCTCTGCCAGAAATTGGACGAGATATGGGAAGAGAATCAAGGTAGCGAGATTATTTTCCTGTGGTTAGATTTCCTGCAGAATGGTTTCTTCGATCTCCTCGGCATACAGCACTCCTTAGACGTTTCCTTCATACACATGGTCCATTCAATGCCTAAAGATAACACTGCATCGCTAGCAGCCTTATGTGACCCTAGAGCCATGAACAAGACTCTGTCCACGAATATAAAGCAATCGTTAGTGTCTTACGATAAGAAGCAACGCAAACTACAATTTGGCAAGAATTTCCACGATTGCGACATATGCTTCGAGTGGTGTACGGGACTGCAGTGCATAGAACTGAAAAACTGTGGTCACATCTACTGCAAAACTTGTGTACAGGAGCATATAGAGATGAAGTTAAAGGGGTACAATAAAGATATATCGTGCCCATCGGTCGACTGTAGTCGCGAAATAGATGCTAGTGATATTAAGACTCTTTGCCCGAGCTGGTTTCCACAATACGAGGAACTGATGTTGCGAGTAGCGTTGGACACTATGGACGATGTAATATATTGTCCCAGAACGTTCTGCCAGTATCCAGTTATCAGGGACGAGAACGACTCTGCGCCGATCTGTTACAAGTGCAACTACTGTTTCTGCGTGTATTGTCGTAAG GCATATCACGGAAATGCGTTGTGTGAGATCGCATCGGACGATTTTAAACAGCTCGTGGAAGAGTATAAGAATAGTAACAGGCGGCAGCAAAAACTATTGGAAAAGAAATATGGCAAACGGCAAATACAATCGATTGAGAAACATCTTACAATGGACTACTTGCAA GATAACTCAAAGAATTGCCCGGGATGTCGTTCCTACGTTAGCAAAATCACGGGTTGCAACAAAATGACGTGTAGGCACTGTCAGGCTTACTTTTGCTGGTTGTGTGGCCAGGAAATCAAACTGGAAGATCCATACCTTCATTACAACGACGTTAACAGCCCGTGCTTTAAGCGTTTATTCCAGGGGATGGACGTGGACGAATACAACAATCTTTACTTGATGGATGATGTAAATGAAGGATATATTGATTAG
- the LOC105276690 gene encoding folylpolyglutamate synthase, mitochondrial — MFTLLRKMTHNGFLNRSVHTDGSYEDAVKALCLTLQSNADYLQAAKKHPNDPEKLKETEKYLLRSGVTLEQLDGLSVIHVAGTKGKGSTCAYTEAILRQHGFSTGFFSSPHLVSVRERIRLNGAPISQLHFARCFWNVYRSLYQQREHESDMPTYFKFLTLLTFHVFLEANVDVAIIEVGIGGELDCTNILRNPACVGVTSLGLDHTSLLGNTLQEIAYQKSGIFKPHAMAFTVPQPESAMCVLRKRAVEKQCRSLRVVPAVLNRKWNDVLSSAGANFSGMQQQNASLAVNMALAWMNSWSDKSSSIALDKFANNFLQNDTDDLSRVISLDKIALALASCKWPGRVQILRTSIADFYLDGAHTVESVVNCASWFKRASRRASRKFLIFNTTGDRNSSELLKPLRSLDFEKAYFVPNCAGITSIEDLTNHAAINEQRKRCEKHCELWGKDSVLKSSITEALFDVRTCASATSDKVEILVTGSLHLVGALLTVLDPNLTMTSDL; from the exons ATGTTTACTCTGCTGAGGAAAATGACGCACAATGGATTTCTGAACCGTTCCGTCCATACTGATGGATCCTACGAG GATGCTGTAAAAGCATTATGTCTTACTTTGCAAAGTAACGCCGATTATTTGCAAGCTGCTAAGAAACATCCAAATGATCCTGAGAAGttgaaagaaacagaaaaatatttgctcaG ATCTGGCGTTACTTTGGAGCAACTGGACGGTCTTTCTGTCATCCACGTTGCTGGCACCAAAGGTAAGGGCTCGACGTGCGCGTACACAGAGGCGATTCTGCGGCAGCATGGTTTCAGCACGGGCTTCTTCAGCTCGCCGCACCTCGTCTCCGTGCGGGAACGTATCCGGCTAAATGGCGCGCCAATCAGTCAGTTGCACTTTGCTCGCTGCTTCTGGAACGTGTACCGGAGCTTGTATCAGCAGCGAGAGCACGAGTCTGACATGCCAACGTATTTCAAGTTTCTGACACTTCTCACGTTCCACGTGTTCCTGGAAGCGAATGTCGATGTAGCGATTATCGAAGTTGGAATCGGCGGCGAGCTGGACTGCACCAATATCCTACGAAACCCGGCTTGCGTGGGTGTGACGAGCTTGGGTCTGGACCACACTTCTCTGCTGGGCAACACTCTGCAAGAAATCGCGTATCAGAAGTCGGGGATCTTCAAACCGCACGCAATGGCGTTCACGGTGCCGCAACCGGAGTCGGCGATGTGCGTACTGCGGAAGCGTGCCGTAGAGAAGCAGTGTCGCAGTTTGCGAGTAGTACCCGCAGTCTTGAATCGCAAGTGGAACGACGTTCTCTCATCGGCGGGCGCGAATTTTAGCGGTATGCAGCAGCAGAATGCTTCGCTGGCAGTCAACATGGCTCTGGCATGGATGAACTCCTGGAGCGATAAGTCATCGTCGATTGCACTTGACAAATTCGCTAATAATTTTCTCCAGAACGACACGGATGATTTGTCCCGTGTTATCTCTTTGGATAAAATAGCGCTAGCGTTGGCAAGCTGCAAGTGGCCGGGTCGTGTGCAGATCCTGAGGACCAGCATAGCGGATTTCTATCTGGATGGTGCTCACACCGTCGAGAGCGTCGTTAACTGCGCATCTTGGTTTAAGAGAGCCAGTCGGAGAGCGTCTAGGAAATTCCTGATATTTAACACCACCGGCGACCGTAACTCTTCAGAATTATTAAAACCGCTACGGTCTTTGGACTTTGAAAAGGCTTACTTTGTCCCTAATTGCGCTGGAATAACCAGCATAGAGGACTTGACGAATCATGCGGCAATCAACGAGCAAAGAAAACGGTGCGAGAAACACTGCGAGCTGTGGGGCAAAGATTCGGTGCTGAAAAGCAGCATCACCGAAGCGTTGTTTGATGTCAGAACGTGTGCTTCAGCGACTAGTGATAAAGTGGAGATACTCGTTACAGGATCCCTGCATTTGGTTGGTGCACTATTGACCGTACTGGACCCTAACTTGACGATGACAAGCGACCTTTGA